From a region of the Rhizophagus irregularis chromosome 3, complete sequence genome:
- a CDS encoding uncharacterized protein (SECRETED:cutsite_CTC-YP; SECRETED:prob_0.3687); SECRETED:SignalP(1-20), translating into MRNFGMLILEHITYVNYCTCYPDVTCVNSGACYSSVICVNSGACYSSVTCVNSGACYSSVTCVNFAACYASVTCVNSGACYSFVTCANLGACYASVICVNSGACYSSVTCANLDACYASVTCVNSGACYSSIICVNSGACYASVICVNSGACYSSVICVNSGACYSSVICANLGACYE; encoded by the coding sequence ATGCGCAATTTTGGCATGTTAATTTTGGAACACATTACATACGTTAATTACTGTACATGTTATCCAGATGTAACATGCGTTAATTCTGGTGCATGTTACTCATCCGTAATATGCGTTAATTCTGGCGCATGTTACTCATCCGTAACATGCGTTAATTCTGGCGCATGTTACTCATCCGTAACATGCGTTAATTTTGCCGCATGTTACGCTTCTGTAACATGCGTTAATTCTGGCGCATGTTACTCATTCGTAACATGCGCTAATTTGGGCGCATGTTACGCTTCTGTAATATGCGTTAATTCTGGTGCATGTTATTCATCCGTAACATGCGCTAATTTAGACGCATGTTACGCTTCTGTAACATGCGTTAATTCTGGTGCATGTTACTCATCCATAATATGCGTTAATTCTGGTGCATGTTACGCTTCTGTAATATGCGTTAATTCAGGCGCATGTTACTCATCCGTAATATGCGTTAATTCTGGTGCATGTTACTCATCCGTAATATGCGCTAATTTGGGCGCATGTTATGAATGA